A genomic stretch from Alosa sapidissima isolate fAloSap1 chromosome 3, fAloSap1.pri, whole genome shotgun sequence includes:
- the mpp2b gene encoding MAGUK p55 subfamily member 2b isoform X2 — translation MPVASSSSDSAMHQVLDTLSDSTSSTTANDLDLIFLKGIMESPVAHERYEEPKLEAVRDNNVELLQDILRDLTPLAHSSKAAGELARILKEPHFQSLLETHDSVASKTYETPPPSPCAFMDPAMNNQPVPPDAVRMVGIRKVSGEHLGVTFRVEGGELVIARILHGGMIDQQGLLHVGDIIKEVNGREVGSEPRVLQDMLKEAMGSVVLKILPSYQEPHTPHQAFVKCHFDYDPAHDNLIPCKEAGLKFNSGDILQIFNQEDLNWWQACHQNGGSAGLIPSQVLEEKRKAFVKRDLELTTAGPLCAGMGGKKKKKMMYLTTKNAEFDRHELRIYEEVAKVPPFRRKTLVLIGAQGVGRRSMKNKLLVSDPQRYATTTPYTSRKPKVGETDGQMYLFMSRGEMESDIKSARFLEHGEYDNNLYGTKINSIHEVIDSGKICILDVNPQALKVLRTSDFLPYVVFIEAPDFEVLKAMNRSAIESGVVTKQLTDSELKRTVDESERIKRAYGHYFDLTIVNDNLEGAYRSLRGALERLMSEYQWVPVSWVF, via the exons gcccaTGAGCGTTATGAGGAGCCAAAGCTAGAGGCGGTGCGGGACAACAACGTGGAACTGCTGCAGGACATCCTGAGAGACCTCACACCCCTCGCACACAGCAGCAAGGCTGCCGGCGAGCTGGCACGCATCCTCAAAGAGCCACACTTTCAg TCCTTACTGGAGACACATGATTCGGTGGCCTCTAAGACCTATGAGACTCCGCCCCCGAGCCCTTGTGCGTTCATGGACCCGGCGATGAACAACCAGCCCGTCCCTCCCGATGCCGTGCGCATGGTGGGCATCCGCAAGGTGTCCGGCGAACACCTG ggAGTGACGTTCCGTGTAGAGGGCGGGGAGCTGGTGATCGCGCGGATCCTCCACGGGGGCATGATTGACCAGCAGGGCCTGCTGCACGTGGGCGACATCATCAAGGAGGTGAACGGCCGGGAGGTGGGGTCAGAACCGCGCGTGCTGCAGGAC ATGCTCAAGGAGGCCATGGGCAGCGTGGTGCTCAAGATCCTGCCCAGCTACCAGGagccacacacacctcaccag GCGTTTGTGAAGTGCCACTTTGACTATGACCCCGCACACGACAACCTCATTCCCTGCAAGGAGGCGGGGCTTAAGTTCAACAGTGGAGATATCCTGCAGATCTTCAACCAGGAAGACCTGAACTGGTGGCAG GCGTGCCACCAGAACGGGGGCAGCGCAGGACTCATCCCCAGCCAGGtgctggaggagaagaggaaagccTTCGTCAAGAGGGACCTGGAGCTCACCACCGCAG GACCCCTGTGTGCAGGTATGGgaggaaagaagaagaagaagatgatgtACCTGACCACCAAGAACGCAG AATTTGACCGCCATGAACTGCGGATCTACGAGGAGGTGGCGAAGGTTCCGCCATTCCGCAGGAAGACTCTGGTTCTCATTGGAGCACAAGGGGTCGGACGCAGAAGCATGAAGAACAAACTGTTGGTGTCGGACCCGCAGCGTTACGCAACCACCACACCCT acACGTCCCGCAAGCCCAAAGTGGGGGAGACGGACGGCCAGATGTACCTGTTCATGTCGCGCGGCGAGATGGAGTCCGACATCAAGAGCGCGCGCTTCCTGGAGCACGGCGAGTACGACAACAACCTCTACGGCACCAAGATCAACTCCATCCACGAGGTCATCGACTCTGGCAAGATCTGCATCCTGGACGTTAACCCACAG GCCTTGAAGGTGCTGAGGACGTCAGACTTCCTTCCGTATGTTGTGTTCATCGAGGCACCGGACTTTGAGGTTCTCAAGGCCATGAACCGATCGGCCATTGAATCAGGAGTGGTGACCAAACAGCTTACG gacTCTGAGTTGAAGAGGACGGTGGATGAAAGCGAGAGGATAAAGAGAGCATACGGACACTACTTTGACCTCACCATCGTCAACGACAACCTGGAGGGGGCTTACCGCAGCCTGCGGGGGGCGCTAGAGAGACTCATGTCAGAGTACCAGTGGGTGCCTGTTAGCTGGGTCTTTTGA
- the mpp2b gene encoding MAGUK p55 subfamily member 2b isoform X1 encodes MPVASSSSDSAMHQVLDTLSDSTSSTTANDLDLIFLKGIMESPVAHERYEEPKLEAVRDNNVELLQDILRDLTPLAHSSKAAGELARILKEPHFQSLLETHDSVASKTYETPPPSPCAFMDPAMNNQPVPPDAVRMVGIRKVSGEHLGVTFRVEGGELVIARILHGGMIDQQGLLHVGDIIKEVNGREVGSEPRVLQDMLKEAMGSVVLKILPSYQEPHTPRQAFVKCHFDYDPAHDNLIPCKEAGLKFNSGDILQIFNQEDLNWWQACHQNGGSAGLIPSQVLEEKRKAFVKRDLELTTAGPLCAGMGGKKKKKMMYLTTKNAEFDRHELRIYEEVAKVPPFRRKTLVLIGAQGVGRRSMKNKLLVSDPQRYATTTPYTSRKPKVGETDGQMYLFMSRGEMESDIKSARFLEHGEYDNNLYGTKINSIHEVIDSGKICILDVNPQALKVLRTSDFLPYVVFIEAPDFEVLKAMNRSAIESGVVTKQLTDSELKRTVDESERIKRAYGHYFDLTIVNDNLEGAYRSLRGALERLMSEYQWVPVSWVF; translated from the exons gcccaTGAGCGTTATGAGGAGCCAAAGCTAGAGGCGGTGCGGGACAACAACGTGGAACTGCTGCAGGACATCCTGAGAGACCTCACACCCCTCGCACACAGCAGCAAGGCTGCCGGCGAGCTGGCACGCATCCTCAAAGAGCCACACTTTCAg TCCTTACTGGAGACACATGATTCGGTGGCCTCTAAGACCTATGAGACTCCGCCCCCGAGCCCTTGTGCGTTCATGGACCCGGCGATGAACAACCAGCCCGTCCCTCCCGATGCCGTGCGCATGGTGGGCATCCGCAAGGTGTCCGGCGAACACCTG ggAGTGACGTTCCGTGTAGAGGGCGGGGAGCTGGTGATCGCGCGGATCCTCCACGGGGGCATGATTGACCAGCAGGGCCTGCTGCACGTGGGCGACATCATCAAGGAGGTGAACGGCCGGGAGGTGGGGTCAGAACCGCGCGTGCTGCAGGACATGCTCAAGGAGGCCATGGGCAGCGTGGTGCTCAAGATCCTGCCCAGCTACCAGGAGCCACACACACCTCGCcag GCGTTTGTGAAGTGCCACTTTGACTATGACCCCGCACACGACAACCTCATTCCCTGCAAGGAGGCGGGGCTTAAGTTCAACAGTGGAGATATCCTGCAGATCTTCAACCAGGAAGACCTGAACTGGTGGCAG GCGTGCCACCAGAACGGGGGCAGCGCAGGACTCATCCCCAGCCAGGtgctggaggagaagaggaaagccTTCGTCAAGAGGGACCTGGAGCTCACCACCGCAG GACCCCTGTGTGCAGGTATGGgaggaaagaagaagaagaagatgatgtACCTGACCACCAAGAACGCAG AATTTGACCGCCATGAACTGCGGATCTACGAGGAGGTGGCGAAGGTTCCGCCATTCCGCAGGAAGACTCTGGTTCTCATTGGAGCACAAGGGGTCGGACGCAGAAGCATGAAGAACAAACTGTTGGTGTCGGACCCGCAGCGTTACGCAACCACCACACCCT acACGTCCCGCAAGCCCAAAGTGGGGGAGACGGACGGCCAGATGTACCTGTTCATGTCGCGCGGCGAGATGGAGTCCGACATCAAGAGCGCGCGCTTCCTGGAGCACGGCGAGTACGACAACAACCTCTACGGCACCAAGATCAACTCCATCCACGAGGTCATCGACTCTGGCAAGATCTGCATCCTGGACGTTAACCCACAG GCCTTGAAGGTGCTGAGGACGTCAGACTTCCTTCCGTATGTTGTGTTCATCGAGGCACCGGACTTTGAGGTTCTCAAGGCCATGAACCGATCGGCCATTGAATCAGGAGTGGTGACCAAACAGCTTACG gacTCTGAGTTGAAGAGGACGGTGGATGAAAGCGAGAGGATAAAGAGAGCATACGGACACTACTTTGACCTCACCATCGTCAACGACAACCTGGAGGGGGCTTACCGCAGCCTGCGGGGGGCGCTAGAGAGACTCATGTCAGAGTACCAGTGGGTGCCTGTTAGCTGGGTCTTTTGA
- the mpp2b gene encoding MAGUK p55 subfamily member 2b isoform X3 → MPVASSSSDSAMHQVLDTLSDSTSSTTANDLDLIFLKGIMESPVAHERYEEPKLEAVRDNNVELLQDILRDLTPLAHSSKAAGELARILKEPHFQSLLETHDSVASKTYETPPPSPCAFMDPAMNNQPVPPDAVRMVGIRKVSGEHLGVTFRVEGGELVIARILHGGMIDQQGLLHVGDIIKEVNGREVGSEPRVLQDMLKEAMGSVVLKILPSYQEPHTPRQAFVKCHFDYDPAHDNLIPCKEAGLKFNSGDILQIFNQEDLNWWQACHQNGGSAGLIPSQVLEEKRKAFVKRDLELTTAGMGGKKKKKMMYLTTKNAEFDRHELRIYEEVAKVPPFRRKTLVLIGAQGVGRRSMKNKLLVSDPQRYATTTPYTSRKPKVGETDGQMYLFMSRGEMESDIKSARFLEHGEYDNNLYGTKINSIHEVIDSGKICILDVNPQALKVLRTSDFLPYVVFIEAPDFEVLKAMNRSAIESGVVTKQLTDSELKRTVDESERIKRAYGHYFDLTIVNDNLEGAYRSLRGALERLMSEYQWVPVSWVF, encoded by the exons gcccaTGAGCGTTATGAGGAGCCAAAGCTAGAGGCGGTGCGGGACAACAACGTGGAACTGCTGCAGGACATCCTGAGAGACCTCACACCCCTCGCACACAGCAGCAAGGCTGCCGGCGAGCTGGCACGCATCCTCAAAGAGCCACACTTTCAg TCCTTACTGGAGACACATGATTCGGTGGCCTCTAAGACCTATGAGACTCCGCCCCCGAGCCCTTGTGCGTTCATGGACCCGGCGATGAACAACCAGCCCGTCCCTCCCGATGCCGTGCGCATGGTGGGCATCCGCAAGGTGTCCGGCGAACACCTG ggAGTGACGTTCCGTGTAGAGGGCGGGGAGCTGGTGATCGCGCGGATCCTCCACGGGGGCATGATTGACCAGCAGGGCCTGCTGCACGTGGGCGACATCATCAAGGAGGTGAACGGCCGGGAGGTGGGGTCAGAACCGCGCGTGCTGCAGGACATGCTCAAGGAGGCCATGGGCAGCGTGGTGCTCAAGATCCTGCCCAGCTACCAGGAGCCACACACACCTCGCcag GCGTTTGTGAAGTGCCACTTTGACTATGACCCCGCACACGACAACCTCATTCCCTGCAAGGAGGCGGGGCTTAAGTTCAACAGTGGAGATATCCTGCAGATCTTCAACCAGGAAGACCTGAACTGGTGGCAG GCGTGCCACCAGAACGGGGGCAGCGCAGGACTCATCCCCAGCCAGGtgctggaggagaagaggaaagccTTCGTCAAGAGGGACCTGGAGCTCACCACCGCAG GTATGGgaggaaagaagaagaagaagatgatgtACCTGACCACCAAGAACGCAG AATTTGACCGCCATGAACTGCGGATCTACGAGGAGGTGGCGAAGGTTCCGCCATTCCGCAGGAAGACTCTGGTTCTCATTGGAGCACAAGGGGTCGGACGCAGAAGCATGAAGAACAAACTGTTGGTGTCGGACCCGCAGCGTTACGCAACCACCACACCCT acACGTCCCGCAAGCCCAAAGTGGGGGAGACGGACGGCCAGATGTACCTGTTCATGTCGCGCGGCGAGATGGAGTCCGACATCAAGAGCGCGCGCTTCCTGGAGCACGGCGAGTACGACAACAACCTCTACGGCACCAAGATCAACTCCATCCACGAGGTCATCGACTCTGGCAAGATCTGCATCCTGGACGTTAACCCACAG GCCTTGAAGGTGCTGAGGACGTCAGACTTCCTTCCGTATGTTGTGTTCATCGAGGCACCGGACTTTGAGGTTCTCAAGGCCATGAACCGATCGGCCATTGAATCAGGAGTGGTGACCAAACAGCTTACG gacTCTGAGTTGAAGAGGACGGTGGATGAAAGCGAGAGGATAAAGAGAGCATACGGACACTACTTTGACCTCACCATCGTCAACGACAACCTGGAGGGGGCTTACCGCAGCCTGCGGGGGGCGCTAGAGAGACTCATGTCAGAGTACCAGTGGGTGCCTGTTAGCTGGGTCTTTTGA